In Aliamphritea ceti, a single window of DNA contains:
- the nagZ gene encoding beta-N-acetylhexosaminidase: MSGCLMLDVEGLSLTDEDRQLLKDPQVGGLILFARNFASCEQLDALVKDIRSCNPKMLIAVDQEGGRVQRFRDGFVRIPPMGKLGEVYTTEPERACEMAQQLGWLMASELLAYGVDISFAPVLDLDFGRSEVIGDRAFAESKQDVIALGTAFISGMHAAGMATTGKHYPGHGWVAADSHHEIPCDERVMGEIDAQDMDVFRELIKSGLDAVMPAHVIYSQIDQHPAGFSEHWLQQVLRSELSFDGVIFSDDLTMEGASVAGDYRQRAERALTAGCDMLLVCNDRSAALQVRDYLNEIQHQGSERITRMLARQQPKLDVLRADDRWQAAADVAAKLINS; the protein is encoded by the coding sequence ATGTCTGGTTGTTTAATGCTTGATGTGGAAGGCCTGAGTCTGACCGATGAAGATCGTCAGTTGCTTAAAGATCCTCAGGTGGGCGGCCTGATTCTATTTGCCCGTAATTTTGCATCATGTGAACAGCTGGATGCGCTGGTAAAAGATATTCGTAGCTGTAACCCTAAGATGCTGATTGCAGTTGATCAGGAAGGTGGTCGGGTGCAGCGTTTCAGGGATGGATTTGTACGTATTCCGCCTATGGGTAAGTTAGGTGAGGTGTATACCACGGAGCCTGAGCGTGCCTGTGAGATGGCGCAGCAGCTTGGCTGGTTGATGGCTAGTGAGTTGCTTGCTTATGGTGTGGATATTAGTTTTGCGCCAGTGCTGGATCTGGATTTTGGCCGCAGTGAGGTTATTGGTGACCGGGCTTTTGCTGAGTCGAAGCAGGATGTAATTGCTTTGGGTACAGCATTTATTTCAGGTATGCATGCGGCCGGTATGGCGACCACGGGTAAGCATTATCCGGGTCATGGCTGGGTAGCGGCTGATTCTCACCATGAGATTCCCTGTGATGAGCGTGTAATGGGAGAGATAGATGCGCAGGATATGGATGTGTTCAGAGAGCTGATTAAGAGTGGTCTTGATGCGGTAATGCCAGCGCATGTGATTTATTCACAGATTGATCAGCATCCGGCAGGTTTCTCTGAGCACTGGTTGCAGCAAGTGTTGCGCAGTGAGCTGAGCTTTGATGGTGTGATTTTTAGTGATGACCTGACTATGGAAGGTGCAAGTGTTGCAGGTGATTACCGGCAGCGTGCTGAGCGTGCATTGACTGCTGGTTGTGACATGTTGCTGGTCTGTAATGATCGTTCGGCGGCATTGCAGGTGCGGGATTATCTGAACGAAATTCAACATCAGGGATCAGAGCGTATCACTAGAATGCTAGCTCGCCAGCAGCCGAAGTTAGATGTCCTGCGTGCTGATGATCGCTGGCAGGCTGCTGCAGATGTGGCGGCTAAGCTGATCAACTCTTAA
- the nudC gene encoding NAD(+) diphosphatase has protein sequence MQTTEYVYVLNNIVLTDAGGRWLFTEQSIEQSNIQACYELSLEPECSVQMLVLNVLSNELTQDVLTLRQLLAGADNRVFQILARASQVATWQHDHRYCPRCGSSLLHHEKDLAKQCVSCNLLQYPRLSPCVIMLVSDGDYCLLGHGHNFIPGVYSTLAGFIEVGETAEAAVAREVREETGVNVKNVRYFSSQPWPFPHSLMLGFTAEYAGGEINLQEEELADAQWFHVDNLPDLPTSFSISRFLINDFIRSRGRVPPAE, from the coding sequence ATGCAGACTACCGAATATGTGTATGTTCTGAATAATATTGTGCTGACAGATGCCGGTGGCAGGTGGTTGTTTACAGAGCAAAGTATAGAGCAGAGCAATATTCAGGCTTGCTATGAGTTAAGTCTGGAGCCTGAATGCTCAGTGCAAATGCTGGTGTTGAATGTCTTAAGTAATGAGTTGACACAGGATGTGCTGACTCTGCGGCAATTATTAGCTGGGGCTGATAACAGAGTCTTTCAGATATTGGCCAGAGCTTCTCAAGTGGCTACCTGGCAGCATGATCACCGTTATTGTCCCCGCTGTGGATCGTCATTGCTACATCACGAAAAAGATCTTGCTAAGCAGTGTGTTAGCTGCAACTTGTTACAGTATCCACGTTTATCTCCATGCGTCATTATGCTGGTGAGTGATGGTGATTATTGCTTATTAGGTCATGGCCATAATTTTATCCCGGGCGTATACAGTACGCTGGCCGGTTTTATTGAAGTAGGCGAGACCGCTGAGGCTGCAGTTGCGAGAGAAGTGCGCGAAGAGACCGGGGTGAACGTTAAGAATGTCCGGTATTTTTCAAGCCAGCCCTGGCCATTTCCTCATTCTCTTATGTTGGGCTTCACTGCTGAGTATGCAGGGGGGGAGATTAACTTGCAGGAGGAAGAACTGGCAGATGCGCAATGGTTTCATGTTGATAACCTGCCTGACCTGCCAACGTCTTTTTCTATATCACGCTTTTTGATTAATGACTTTATTCGCTCAAGAGGCAGGGTTCCGCCGGCTGAATAA
- a CDS encoding mechanosensitive ion channel family protein, with product MIAFEQWWQDLITGHVDNNWVVLVFSIVFLTMLANFISNRFFNRLAEQLTKTRNIWDDLLLLAARKPVALIIWVIGGSWVFTVIDSRTGSSFMSAIDPVRRVLVIVAIAWFMTRFIRRAEIVLVSPDKTRKPMDQTTVGAMGKLLRASIFITSLLVVLQSFGYSISGVLAFGGIGGLAIGFAAKDMLANFFGGLMVYLDGPFKVGDWIRSPDQDIEGTVEDIGWRQTRIRTFDLRPLYVPNATFSSISVENPSRMTNRRIYETIGLRYDDAFRIKSVVADVKSMLLQHPDIDTNKTLMVNLNSFGESSLEFFIYTFTLTTDWAEFHEVKQDVMSKIIDIVQSHGADFAFPTRTLHLSEAINIAEANHS from the coding sequence ATGATTGCTTTTGAGCAATGGTGGCAAGATCTGATTACTGGCCATGTCGATAATAACTGGGTTGTACTGGTTTTTAGTATTGTTTTTTTAACAATGCTGGCGAACTTTATTTCTAATCGTTTTTTTAATCGATTAGCAGAGCAGCTCACGAAAACCCGGAACATTTGGGATGACCTTCTTCTGTTGGCTGCGCGTAAACCGGTCGCCCTGATTATATGGGTGATTGGCGGTAGTTGGGTGTTTACTGTCATAGACTCCCGCACAGGGTCTAGTTTCATGAGCGCTATCGATCCTGTCCGGCGAGTATTGGTCATTGTTGCGATTGCCTGGTTTATGACACGGTTTATTCGTCGTGCTGAGATAGTTCTGGTGAGTCCGGATAAAACTCGTAAGCCTATGGATCAGACGACTGTTGGAGCGATGGGGAAGCTGCTGCGAGCATCTATTTTTATAACTTCCTTGTTGGTTGTGTTACAGAGTTTTGGTTACAGTATTTCAGGTGTCCTGGCCTTCGGTGGTATTGGTGGTTTAGCAATCGGCTTTGCTGCTAAGGACATGCTAGCCAATTTTTTTGGTGGGTTGATGGTCTATCTGGACGGCCCTTTTAAGGTTGGTGATTGGATTCGTTCTCCAGACCAGGATATTGAAGGGACGGTTGAAGATATTGGCTGGCGTCAGACACGTATTCGTACATTTGATTTACGTCCGTTGTATGTGCCTAACGCAACCTTTAGTAGTATCTCTGTTGAGAATCCATCCCGTATGACGAATCGACGGATTTATGAAACGATCGGTTTACGTTATGACGATGCGTTCAGAATTAAATCTGTAGTAGCGGATGTAAAATCAATGCTTCTGCAGCATCCGGATATAGATACCAATAAAACACTCATGGTGAACCTGAATAGTTTTGGTGAGTCCTCGCTGGAGTTCTTTATTTATACTTTTACATTGACGACAGACTGGGCTGAGTTTCATGAAGTTAAGCAGGATGTAATGAGTAAAATTATTGATATTGTGCAATCGCATGGGGCCGACTTTGCTTTCCCTACTCGAACGCTACATTTATCAGAAGCAATAAATATAGCTGAGGCAAACCATTCTTAA
- the sohB gene encoding protease SohB, whose translation MVDFFANYGLFLAKSVTVVAAIIIVIAGIAALSSRNKSSGEGVLNIDSLNDTLEDMEDALKEAVLDSDLYKAQLKAEKKKLKREAKARKKAFKNAEQPEEEDRRRVFVIDFDGDIKASELEPMREEITAILTLATEKDEVVVRLESPGGMVHTYGLAASQLERIKRKGVPLTVCVDKVAASGGYMMACLADKIIAAPFAILGSIGVVAQIPNFHRLLKKFDVDYEILTAGEYKRTMTVLGENTEKGREKFVEDLEDTHTLFKEFVGEFRPQVDLDKVATGEVWFGRRSLDVNLVDELQTSDEYLIAACQDADVFTVRYEYKKNLQERLSDMSIKTADSLLVRWLGRLTNVRLLAK comes from the coding sequence GTGGTCGATTTTTTTGCCAATTACGGTTTGTTTTTAGCTAAGTCAGTGACGGTTGTTGCTGCAATTATTATTGTGATTGCCGGTATAGCGGCTTTAAGTAGTCGTAATAAGAGCAGTGGTGAAGGGGTGCTGAATATAGACAGCCTGAATGACACCCTCGAAGATATGGAAGATGCGTTAAAAGAAGCTGTCCTGGACAGTGATCTTTATAAAGCGCAGTTAAAGGCAGAAAAGAAGAAATTGAAGCGGGAAGCAAAAGCCCGCAAGAAAGCATTTAAAAATGCCGAACAACCGGAAGAGGAAGATCGCCGTCGGGTGTTCGTGATTGATTTTGATGGTGACATCAAAGCATCTGAGCTGGAGCCAATGCGCGAAGAAATTACCGCTATCCTGACGTTGGCAACAGAAAAAGATGAAGTGGTTGTTCGTTTGGAAAGTCCGGGCGGCATGGTGCATACCTATGGTCTGGCCGCGTCGCAGCTTGAGCGTATTAAACGTAAGGGCGTCCCGTTGACGGTATGCGTGGATAAAGTAGCGGCCAGCGGCGGTTATATGATGGCTTGTCTGGCAGATAAAATTATTGCAGCTCCTTTTGCCATTTTGGGCTCTATAGGTGTAGTTGCACAGATACCGAACTTCCACCGCTTACTGAAAAAGTTCGATGTCGATTACGAAATACTGACGGCAGGTGAGTACAAGCGCACGATGACTGTGCTGGGTGAAAACACTGAGAAGGGTCGTGAGAAGTTTGTTGAAGATCTGGAAGATACTCACACTTTGTTTAAAGAATTTGTCGGTGAGTTCCGTCCACAGGTGGATCTGGACAAGGTCGCAACGGGTGAGGTTTGGTTTGGACGTCGTTCACTGGATGTCAATTTAGTAGATGAGTTGCAAACCAGTGATGAATACCTGATTGCTGCTTGTCAGGATGCAGATGTGTTTACAGTACGCTATGAATATAAGAAGAACCTGCAGGAACGTTTGTCAGATATGTCGATTAAAACAGCAGATTCTTTATTAGTACGGTGGCTGGGCAGGCTTACCAATGTTAGGCTTTTAGCTAAGTAA
- a CDS encoding SCP2 sterol-binding domain-containing protein, which yields MSDTISVSQVIDKFASRFCPENAVGVNTCYQFILDDAEDFYLDIANQQCHAVRGEHDDPDITLITDSETFIRIVNGETDGMSAYLKGSLRAEGNIMLATKLSKLFKR from the coding sequence ATGTCCGATACTATCAGCGTCAGCCAGGTTATTGATAAATTCGCCAGCCGTTTTTGCCCGGAAAATGCCGTAGGCGTTAACACTTGCTATCAGTTCATACTTGATGACGCTGAAGACTTTTATCTGGATATAGCCAACCAGCAATGTCACGCAGTGCGCGGCGAACATGATGACCCGGATATCACTCTCATCACTGACAGCGAAACATTTATTCGCATCGTCAATGGTGAAACTGACGGCATGAGCGCTTACCTAAAAGGCAGCTTACGCGCCGAAGGTAACATCATGCTTGCCACTAAACTCAGCAAGCTTTTTAAACGCTGA
- the dnaQ gene encoding DNA polymerase III subunit epsilon, whose protein sequence is MRQIVLDTETTGIDPKEGHRIIEIGCVEMVGRRLTGRTYHQYINPDRVVEDEAIGVHGITNEFLADKPRFAEIQQEFLDFIRGGELVIHNAPFDVGFMDHEFRLNNHPERVNDFCGVVDTLALARKKHPGQKNNLDALCRRYGIDNSHRELHGALLDSEILADVYLLLTGGQKALLLGGDGDSGEGGSKVKRLDPNEFQLTVLSASNDELAEHQAFLDKLESKGGCIWKDVEQGEAAS, encoded by the coding sequence ATGCGGCAGATAGTACTGGATACCGAAACAACAGGTATAGATCCTAAAGAGGGTCACCGGATCATTGAAATTGGTTGTGTTGAAATGGTGGGCCGTCGTTTGACCGGCAGGACCTACCATCAATATATAAATCCGGACCGAGTCGTGGAAGATGAAGCGATTGGTGTTCACGGTATAACCAATGAGTTTTTGGCAGATAAGCCTCGCTTTGCTGAAATCCAACAAGAGTTTCTGGATTTTATTCGTGGTGGTGAGCTGGTTATTCATAATGCGCCGTTTGATGTTGGCTTCATGGATCACGAGTTCAGACTGAATAATCACCCTGAGCGGGTAAATGATTTCTGTGGTGTGGTTGATACGCTTGCACTGGCGCGTAAGAAGCATCCGGGACAAAAAAATAACCTTGATGCGCTATGTCGTCGCTATGGTATTGATAATTCACATCGTGAGCTGCATGGCGCTTTGCTTGACTCCGAGATACTGGCAGATGTTTATCTTCTTCTGACTGGCGGGCAGAAAGCGCTGTTGTTAGGAGGGGATGGTGATTCTGGTGAAGGTGGTAGTAAAGTTAAGCGTTTAGATCCAAATGAATTTCAGCTGACTGTATTAAGTGCCAGCAATGATGAGCTCGCAGAGCACCAGGCTTTTCTTGACAAGCTTGAGTCTAAAGGTGGTTGCATTTGGAAAGATGTCGAGCAGGGTGAAGCAGCTTCCTGA
- a CDS encoding TetR/AcrR family transcriptional regulator, giving the protein MRQSATARKILVAAEALFAEQGFTETTMRQITSAANVNLAAVNYHFGSKKGLITAVADKYLTPLAASLSENIEQQLADNPDNTIMLEDLLEMLMRTLLKLGKSQQYALPVFMRLLELLYMKNQEELRDDVVNRYGQHFVAFINLLKRDAAIMDDSEFFWRLHFLLGSVVFTLSNFQTLVAIEMREYERSAEIEKTLHRMIPVLVAGFSARADNAPFTRI; this is encoded by the coding sequence ATGCGCCAATCTGCAACAGCACGAAAAATTTTAGTAGCAGCAGAAGCTTTATTCGCTGAGCAGGGTTTTACCGAAACAACCATGCGTCAGATAACTAGTGCGGCAAATGTGAATCTTGCAGCTGTCAATTACCACTTCGGATCCAAGAAAGGCCTGATCACTGCCGTTGCGGATAAGTATCTTACTCCACTGGCTGCCAGCCTCAGTGAGAATATTGAGCAGCAGTTGGCAGATAATCCCGATAACACCATTATGTTGGAAGACTTGCTGGAAATGCTGATGCGTACATTGCTGAAGCTGGGTAAGTCGCAGCAATATGCGCTGCCAGTATTCATGCGTTTACTTGAGCTTCTTTATATGAAGAATCAGGAAGAGTTACGTGATGATGTGGTTAATCGTTACGGACAGCATTTTGTTGCTTTTATTAATTTGTTAAAACGTGACGCGGCCATTATGGATGACAGTGAGTTTTTCTGGCGGCTTCACTTCCTGTTAGGTTCGGTTGTATTTACCTTATCTAACTTTCAAACTCTGGTGGCTATTGAGATGCGCGAGTATGAGCGTTCAGCTGAGATCGAGAAAACCTTGCATAGGATGATTCCGGTGCTGGTTGCCGGTTTCAGTGCAAGAGCTGACAACGCACCTTTTACACGTATCTGA
- a CDS encoding class I SAM-dependent methyltransferase — MLLKQQPPLEQCLPALREWFDSDLGKQLLDAEQALLDRLLPTLFGYHLVQISVDSRLDLGRESPIKHRVRVSPVIELGMSTHALIATNEELPLEHNSCDVVVLHHALDFAQSPHQVLREAARILRPGGHLILLGFNPISSWGLYRALRWHKNELPWSGHFISQHRLRDWLALLELSEVRALSGYFALPFQRAKWRENSFFCERILRRYGKRNGAFSIQVARKDVAGITAIKPRWQRRRLINLPIAEPTARANKIGR, encoded by the coding sequence ATGCTGCTGAAACAACAACCTCCACTGGAACAATGCCTGCCAGCTTTGCGGGAATGGTTTGATTCGGATCTGGGTAAGCAGTTACTGGATGCGGAACAGGCATTACTTGATCGTTTGTTACCGACTCTGTTTGGATACCACCTGGTACAAATCAGTGTTGATAGTCGGCTCGATTTGGGCCGTGAAAGCCCGATTAAGCATCGGGTACGAGTCAGTCCTGTGATTGAATTAGGCATGAGCACGCATGCACTGATTGCCACAAATGAAGAATTACCACTTGAACATAACAGTTGTGATGTAGTGGTATTACATCATGCGCTGGACTTTGCTCAAAGTCCGCATCAGGTATTGCGTGAAGCTGCCCGTATCCTGCGTCCGGGCGGACATTTAATTCTGTTAGGTTTTAACCCCATCAGTTCCTGGGGACTATACCGAGCGCTAAGATGGCACAAGAATGAGTTGCCATGGAGTGGTCATTTCATTAGTCAGCATCGTTTACGTGATTGGTTAGCGTTGTTGGAATTGTCAGAAGTACGCGCGTTATCCGGGTATTTTGCATTGCCGTTTCAACGGGCAAAATGGCGTGAAAACAGTTTCTTTTGTGAACGTATATTACGACGTTACGGTAAGCGTAACGGCGCATTTTCTATTCAGGTTGCACGTAAAGATGTTGCTGGAATTACAGCAATAAAGCCCCGGTGGCAGCGGCGACGATTAATTAATTTACCAATTGCTGAACCTACGGCACGGGCAAATAAAATTGGTCGATAA
- a CDS encoding L,D-transpeptidase — protein sequence MRLSISVAMQTMSLYSDTDQLLAEYPVSTALNGTGSAKNSGKTPLGAHYIRAKVGVGLPSNAVFVGRRFTTELYTPELAVAHPGRDWILGRILWLSGLEPGENRLGNVDTMQRYIYIHGTPDIEPMGIPLSHGCIRMRCSDVTELFAKVPVGTSVNILE from the coding sequence ATGCGGTTAAGTATTTCTGTCGCTATGCAAACCATGAGTTTGTATAGCGATACTGATCAGCTATTGGCTGAGTATCCGGTTTCCACGGCTCTTAATGGAACGGGTAGCGCAAAAAATAGCGGAAAAACCCCGCTGGGTGCTCATTATATACGGGCAAAGGTGGGAGTTGGTTTACCTTCCAATGCAGTGTTTGTCGGTAGGCGTTTTACGACTGAGTTGTATACGCCAGAGTTAGCTGTGGCGCATCCGGGACGGGACTGGATACTTGGCCGGATTTTATGGCTAAGCGGGCTGGAGCCTGGGGAAAACCGACTCGGCAACGTCGATACAATGCAGCGCTATATTTATATCCACGGCACACCTGATATTGAGCCAATGGGCATTCCTTTGTCACACGGCTGTATCCGGATGCGCTGCTCTGATGTGACAGAGCTCTTCGCTAAGGTGCCGGTCGGCACGTCTGTAAATATCCTTGAATAA
- the nhaB gene encoding sodium/proton antiporter NhaB, with product MSMTTMQALTKNFLGNSPIWYKQAIVLFLIINPILFVTVGPAITGWILIFEFIFTLALALKCYPLQPGGLLAMEAIIIGLASPESVYHEVEANLQVILLLMFMVAGIYFMKDMLLWAFTKILLKVRSKTFLSLLFSFFAAVLSAFLDALTVTAVLISVGVGFYAVYHKVASGKSFHLEDHDHANDEEVHMDKHEVLAQFRAFLRSLLMHGAVGTALGGVCTLVGEPQNLLIAEKAGWNFIEFFVLMTPVTMPVLVAGLITCVLLEKVKWFDYGAQLPEAVRHILEEYAIEQDRKQTKRDKMVLVVQACVALFLVLALALHIAAVGLIGLAIIILLTAFNGVVEEHQIGKAFEEALPFTALLVVFFAIVSVIHEQHLFTPIITAVLAMDEAIQPGLFFIANGVLSAISDNVFVATVYINEVAAALDAGTITREHFDKLAIAINTGTNIPSVATPNGQAAFLFLLTSALAPLIRLSYGKMVWMALPYTIVMSIVGYLSVTAFI from the coding sequence ATGTCAATGACAACAATGCAGGCTCTCACTAAGAACTTCCTTGGTAATTCACCAATTTGGTATAAACAAGCGATCGTTCTTTTCTTAATTATTAACCCTATTCTGTTTGTGACCGTCGGTCCGGCTATTACTGGCTGGATACTGATCTTCGAATTTATCTTCACACTGGCTTTGGCACTTAAATGCTATCCATTACAGCCCGGTGGCTTATTGGCAATGGAAGCCATAATCATAGGCCTGGCAAGCCCTGAAAGCGTTTACCATGAAGTAGAAGCTAACCTGCAGGTTATCTTACTGCTAATGTTCATGGTTGCCGGTATTTATTTCATGAAGGACATGCTGTTATGGGCCTTCACCAAAATACTGCTGAAAGTGCGCTCCAAGACATTTCTATCCCTGTTGTTCTCTTTCTTCGCAGCTGTGCTGTCTGCATTCCTGGATGCCCTGACAGTAACTGCTGTACTGATCAGTGTCGGTGTCGGCTTCTACGCGGTTTACCATAAAGTTGCCTCCGGCAAGAGCTTCCATCTGGAAGATCACGACCATGCGAACGACGAAGAAGTTCACATGGACAAGCATGAAGTACTGGCTCAGTTCCGTGCTTTCTTGCGCAGTCTGCTGATGCACGGTGCTGTAGGTACTGCTCTGGGCGGCGTTTGTACGCTGGTTGGTGAGCCTCAGAACCTTCTGATTGCTGAAAAAGCGGGATGGAATTTTATTGAATTCTTCGTTCTGATGACGCCAGTAACAATGCCTGTACTGGTAGCTGGCTTGATTACTTGTGTTCTTCTTGAAAAAGTTAAATGGTTTGATTACGGCGCACAGTTACCAGAAGCTGTTCGACACATTCTGGAAGAATATGCGATTGAACAAGACCGTAAGCAAACTAAACGTGACAAAATGGTATTGGTTGTTCAGGCTTGTGTAGCACTATTCCTGGTACTTGCTCTGGCATTACACATTGCTGCTGTAGGTCTTATCGGCCTGGCTATCATCATTCTGCTGACGGCTTTCAATGGCGTTGTTGAAGAACATCAGATTGGTAAAGCATTTGAAGAAGCATTACCTTTCACCGCACTGCTGGTTGTATTCTTTGCCATTGTTTCAGTGATTCATGAGCAGCACCTGTTTACGCCGATTATCACTGCGGTTCTGGCAATGGATGAAGCGATTCAACCGGGCCTGTTCTTCATTGCTAACGGTGTACTCTCTGCTATCAGTGATAACGTTTTTGTAGCAACTGTTTATATTAACGAAGTAGCTGCAGCACTGGATGCTGGCACAATTACCCGTGAGCACTTCGACAAGCTGGCCATTGCAATCAATACCGGTACGAATATACCAAGCGTTGCAACACCTAACGGCCAGGCTGCCTTCCTGTTCCTGCTGACTTCTGCATTGGCACCATTAATCAGATTGTCATACGGTAAAATGGTTTGGATGGCTCTGCCATACACCATTGTCATGAGTATTGTTGGCTACCTTAGCGTGACTGCTTTCATCTAA
- the rnhA gene encoding ribonuclease HI — MQKTVQIYTDGACKGNPGIGGWGAVLRYGENEKQLCGGERNTTNNRMELMAAIAALEALKQPCEIILTTDSQYVRKGITEWLKGWKRNGWKTASKQPVKNADLWQRLDALNASHKIDWRWVKGHSGHPGNELADELANKGVEQARAAS; from the coding sequence GTGCAGAAAACTGTACAGATTTATACCGATGGTGCCTGTAAAGGGAACCCTGGTATTGGTGGTTGGGGAGCTGTGCTGCGCTACGGCGAAAATGAAAAGCAGTTATGTGGCGGTGAGCGTAATACCACGAATAACCGGATGGAGCTGATGGCAGCAATTGCGGCGCTTGAGGCGCTGAAGCAGCCTTGTGAGATAATCCTTACGACTGATTCACAGTATGTGAGAAAGGGTATTACCGAGTGGTTGAAGGGCTGGAAACGCAATGGTTGGAAAACTGCCTCGAAACAGCCTGTCAAAAATGCTGATTTATGGCAGCGGCTAGATGCCCTTAATGCCAGTCATAAGATTGACTGGCGTTGGGTAAAAGGCCATAGCGGACATCCGGGCAATGAACTGGCGGATGAGTTAGCCAATAAAGGTGTTGAGCAGGCGCGCGCGGCTTCCTGA
- a CDS encoding HD domain-containing phosphohydrolase: MKYAVLFVDDEVNVLNAYKRNLRKYFDIHTALSGKDALEVLAKHKEIAVIVTDMQMPSMNGVEFLQQARGASKNSVRLMLTGNADQKTAIDAINQGDIFRFINKPCSPAEMLQILKLSIKQYQLIVAEQEMLRTTLKKSIEALIETLSLACPESFGSVSRVKRYVIDCVKAMGSHSLWMYEAMAMLAQLGYITLPKTIIDKLMMGQPLDEDQQLEFYKHSEVGFKLVSKIPRLEDVAQAIRYQNKGYDGSGFPEDNLCGNDLPVGARILKIALDYERFEKLGGSAESALAHIHENQERYDPRIFKFFVQSLGEARQLTLEHVGLMGLTPGMVFAEDVMTDQELLLVSKGQEVTECVIDRFYNFSRHHKLPEQFGVYVSH; the protein is encoded by the coding sequence ATGAAATATGCCGTGTTGTTTGTCGATGATGAAGTCAATGTGTTGAATGCTTACAAGCGTAATTTACGGAAATATTTTGATATTCATACTGCGCTGAGTGGTAAAGATGCTTTAGAGGTGCTGGCTAAGCATAAAGAAATTGCTGTAATCGTGACGGATATGCAAATGCCGTCAATGAATGGCGTTGAGTTTTTGCAGCAGGCCAGAGGGGCATCAAAAAACAGTGTCAGGCTGATGCTGACCGGTAATGCAGATCAGAAAACTGCGATTGATGCGATTAATCAGGGCGATATTTTCCGTTTTATTAATAAGCCTTGCTCGCCGGCAGAAATGCTGCAAATACTTAAGCTTTCGATTAAACAGTATCAATTGATAGTTGCCGAACAGGAGATGCTCCGTACGACTTTGAAAAAGAGCATCGAAGCTTTGATCGAAACTCTCTCTCTGGCGTGCCCTGAATCTTTTGGCTCGGTCAGCCGGGTTAAGCGTTATGTGATTGATTGCGTTAAAGCAATGGGCAGTCATAGTCTCTGGATGTATGAGGCAATGGCAATGTTGGCGCAGCTAGGTTATATCACTTTACCTAAAACGATTATTGATAAACTGATGATGGGTCAGCCGCTGGATGAAGATCAGCAACTTGAGTTTTATAAACACAGTGAAGTAGGTTTTAAACTGGTAAGTAAAATTCCAAGGCTAGAGGATGTTGCGCAGGCAATTCGTTATCAAAATAAGGGCTATGATGGCAGTGGTTTTCCGGAAGATAATCTGTGTGGTAATGACTTGCCGGTAGGTGCACGTATTTTGAAAATTGCACTGGATTATGAGCGTTTTGAAAAGCTTGGAGGTTCTGCTGAATCTGCTTTGGCGCATATTCACGAGAATCAGGAACGCTATGACCCCCGTATCTTTAAATTCTTTGTTCAGTCTTTGGGTGAAGCGCGGCAATTGACGTTAGAGCATGTTGGCCTGATGGGGCTGACACCCGGAATGGTGTTTGCTGAAGATGTTATGACGGATCAGGAGTTGTTGCTGGTAAGTAAAGGTCAGGAAGTTACTGAGTGTGTTATTGATCGTTTCTATAACTTTAGCCGGCATCATAAGTTACCTGAACAATTCGGCGTCTACGTCAGTCATTGA